The Mucilaginibacter rubeus genomic interval AAAAGCCAAGCTACGCCATTTTCAAAACCGGCATAGGGCAGGTGAAAAAGCTGGAGCTGCCTGATGGTTCAACCGTTTGGCTCAACGCCATGTCGAGCATCCGGATTATTGATGGTTTTGAGAAAAAGGCAACCCGTAATATTTACCTGGATGAAGGCGAAGCTTATTTTGAAGTAAAGCACGACCCGGCTCATCCTTTCCTTGTAGTTACCAATAGCATAACCACCAAGGTGCTGGGTACATCATTCAATGTTAAAGCATACAAATTGTTAAACTACGTAGCCGTAACCCTGCGCACCGGCCATGTAGAAGTGAGCGATAAGCAAGGCAAAATGGCTGTATTGGGGCCTAACCAAAGGGCTACCTATTCATTACAGGAGCACACATACGGCATGAGCGCCTATAACGGCGAAAAAAGCAGGCGTTGGGTAGAGGGTAAAAGCACCCTCAGCAATGCTTCTTTCCAGGAGCTGGCCTTAACCGTCAACAACATCTACGGGGTAAAACTCACCAGTAAAAACAAGCTTACAGATACCTATAAATACAATATCATCATCAGCCATTCGCGCACAATTGATGAAACCATGAAGCTAATATGTTCCATCCACAAAAACAGCTGCAGGAGGAAAAATAATGATGTAACCATGTATTAAAAAAAAGAAGCCGGTCTGTAGCAGAACCGGCCATTGATTGCAAAGCTAATAGATTGAGCCCTATTTGCTTATGCCCTTAGTTTCTCCGTTAAAAATCCACTAAGAACTCAAAAGTATGAAAAAAAACTTACGTTGCTTAACTAAAGCCATGCGTATCACTTTTCTGATTTACACCATTATTATCGCGGGCGCAGGTGTATTGATAGCCGCCCCAAGTACAGGACAGGTTTTTGAGAAACGTGTTAGCGTTTCCCTCGCAAAAGAAACCTTATTAAGTTCTGTTAAAAAAATTGAAATTGCCGGTAATGTTGAATTTGCATACGATCCCAAGCTACTTGCTTTGGCCGATGTGCAGGTTAAAAACCAGTCTTTTAATAACGAGCGTTTAGCTGATATATTAAAAAGTCTTTTTGAAAATACCGATATCGCTTTTAAAGAAGAAATATCAGGTACCGTTACCCTTTTTAAAAAAGAACCACCAAAGCCTGCCTTAGGTAAAATCACCGGGAAAATTATTGATGAAAAAGGCGTGCCATTAACCGGCGCAACCGTTATGCTGCAGGAAGCCAGCAGAGGTGTACAGGCCGACATCAACGGCGATTTTTCCATAAGTGCCGATGACGGAAATTATACCCTGGTGGTAAGTTTCATTTCGTTCGAAACGAAAAGAATTCCCGGAGTTAAAATAAAATCGGGCGAGGTTACACAGCTTAAACCTATAACATTGGTGGCCCAATCAGGCACATTGAATGAGGTGTTGGTTGTTGGCTACGGTACACAGCGGAAGCAGAACCTTACCGGTGCTGTTGACCAGGTTACCTCAAAGGTGCTTGAAAATCGTTCATTGCCCAATTTAACCCAGGGCTTACAGGGGGTTATCCCCAACCTTAACCTGGTGCCGCTTGATGGTAAGCCTATCCAATCGCCAACGTACAACGTAAGGGGTACTACCTCTATCGGTCAGGGAGGAAACGCGCTGGTTTTGGTTGATGGTGTTGAGGGCGATCCGAGCAGGATCAACCCTAATGATGTGGCTTCGATATCGGTATTGAAAGACGCGGCTTCGGCCTCTATATATGGCGCAAGGGCTGCTTTTGGTGTTATCCTCATCACTACTAAAAATCCATCTACAGACAAAACATCTGTTTCTTATTCATTTAACCACTCCATTAAAAGCCCTACTACCGTGCCTAAGTTTGTTACGGATGGCTACACCTTTGCTAAAATGTTTAATGATGCCTGGAGTGCATGGAATGATTATTCGCAAACACCACAGAATATCAATAAAACAGTTAAGTTTTCTCCGGCTTACCTGGAAGAACTCAGAAAGCATTCGCTTGATCCGTCGTTGCCTTCAACAATAGTTAACAGCGCCGGCGAATATGAATATTATGGCAATACCGATTGGTATAAGCTTTTGTACAAGGATCATAACGAAGCCCGTGAACATAACATCGCTATCTCAGGTAACAGTGACAAAGCCGACTTCCTGATCACCGGTCGTTACTATTCACAGGATGGTTTGTTTCGCTATAATTCTGATGATTACAGGATGTATAACCTAAGGGCTAAAGGATCATTACAAGTATATCCATGGTTAACCCTTTATAATAACGCAGATTACTCCAATATGAAATACCATAACCCGTTAAACGTAGGTGAAGGTGGTAGTATCTGGAGAAATATTCAGGATGAGGGCCATACCATGGTGCCTTTATTTAATCCTGACGGTACGCTTACTTATTCTGCCGCTTACTCGGTAGGTGATTATTTTTATGGTAAAAACGGCATCGACTTTGATAACAGGGTGTTTAGAAATACCACTGGTTTCACAGCCCGTTTTTTTGACAATACATTCCGTGTTAAAGGCGATTTCACGTTTCAGAATACCGACAACGGCCAAACCCGTAAACGCGTACCTGTTGCTTATAGCCGTAAACCGGGCGTAATTGAATACGTAGGTACTGCCTATAATGACCTTGAAAATTATAGCCAAAGTACCCAATACATCGCCACCAACACTTATGGCGAGTTTGAGCCTAAATTGAAAGGCGGCCATTATTTCAAAGCATTGGCTGGTTTTAACTTCGAGCAATCAACAAAAAAATCGCTGGACGTTACGCGTAACGGTTTAATTTTTGACGATGCAACGGATATTAACCTGGCATTGGGCCAGTCAATCAGCACTGCAGGCGGCTGGGACCAGTGGGATATTGTAGGTGGCTTTTATCGTTTAAACTATTCATTTAAAGACAGGTACCTTGTTGAAGTAGATGGCCGTTATGACGGTTCGTCAAAATTCCCTGCCGATCAGCGTTATGCTTTCTTCCCTTCAGTTTCCGGAGGTTGGAAAATCTCCAATGAACCATTCTGGAAGGTATCGAAAGATTTGATCACCAATTTAAAAGTAAGGGCTTCTTACGGTTCGTTGGGTAATGGTAGCATTGGTTCATACGCGTTCCAGGAAAAATTCAGTATTTCTAAATCGGGCAGGATCCTGAATGGTGTATTACCTCAAAAAACCAATCAGCCGGGTGTATTGCCAGATGGTTTAACATGGGAAACCTCAAACGTCCAAAACCTTGGTTTGGATCTGGGTATGCTGCAAAACCGTTTGAATATTTCTGCCGATGGTTATATCCGCAGAACTACCAACATGTTTACCGTAGGTATGACCTTGCCGGCTGTTTTTGGTACCGATGTGCCTAAAGGAAACTATGCCGACCTGAAAACAAAAGGCTGGGAAGTAACCGTAACCTGGCGCGACAAGTTTAATGCAGGAGCAAAACCGTTTAACTATGGCCTGAGGTTAACCCTGGCCGACTATACAGCCAAAATCACCAAATACAATAACCCGGATAAGCGTTTGAATGATTACTACGCAGGTCAAACCGTAGGTGAGATCTGGGGATTTGAAACAGCAGGCTATTTCACATCTGCACAGGACATTGCCAACTCGCCAAAACAAACCCTTATTAAAGCATCAACTACCGGGCAGCTTTTACCGGGCGATATCAAGTTTAAAGATTTGAACGGCGATGGCGTAATTGACTACGGCGATCAAACTGTAAATAAACCTGGTGATAAACGCATTATAGGCAATAGTACACCAAGGTATACTTATGGCATTGGTGTTGATGCCGACTGGAACAACTTCTTCTTCTCGGCATTTTTCCAGGGCGTTGCCAAACGCGACTGGTATCCGGGCTCTGAAGCAAGTGTTTTCTGGGGACAATACAACAGGCCTTATAATAAAGTGCCGCAATCGCAATTGGGTAAAATCTGGTCAGAAGATAATCCTAATGCATACTTCCCAAGGTACCGTGGCTATTCGGCACAAAATGGCTCGGGCGAGTTAACCCAGGCGCAAACCAAATACCTGCAAAACGCGGCTTACCTGCGCATGAAAAACATACAGATAGGTTATAACCTGCCATTGCGTTTGATCCAGAAGATTAAGCTGAACAACTTCCGTGTATTCCTTTCGGGCGAGAACCTGTTAACATGGTCGCCGCTTTATAAAATTACCAAAGATATCGACCCTGAAAGCATCAACGGATCTGACAGGGTACTTACCGATGGTAACAGTGGTAACGGAAATAACTACCCGATACTTAAGAGCGTAACCCTGGGTTTCACCGCAACATTTTAATCAATAGCAGACGACAATTTTAAAGACATTCCATATGTTTCACATAAAAGCAACACACATTAAGTTAGCCATAGCAATGCTTTTTGCAAGCTTGATTATAGTTAGCTGTAAAAAATTAGACCAGGTACCAAAAGATACCGCCACCAACAGCGCTGTTTTTGGAAGTATAAACGGCCTGCAACTATATGCCAACTCATTTTACGATATCCTGCCAACCGCGGGCGATGCTGTACGCGGCGACGCGATGGCCGATTACGCCGCCAGGACATCGGTTCCGGATTTTTTAAGGCCGGGAGCCTTTGGCCCAAGACAAAGTAGTGGTTGGAGCTGGAGCGGCTTGCGTAACATTAATTATTTTATCGAAAACTGTACAAACCCGTCTATCTCGCTTGATCAGCGTCAGCATTTTATTGGTTTGGCGCGCTTTTTCAGGGCCTGGTTCTATTTTGATAAACTGAAACGTTTTGGCGATGTGCCATGGATTGGCAAAACCATGAAGGTTGATGATCCGGCCTTGTATAACGGCAGGGACAAAAGAACGCTTGTTGTCGACTCGATACTTGCCGACCTTGACTATGCAGGCTTGCATATTAACACTACCGACAATACAAGGAGCCTTATTACCAAGTACACTGCTTACGCGTTTAAATCAAGGGTTTGCTTGTTTGAAGGCACCTTCAGAAAATACCACGATGAGTATGGTTTACAGGCATCGGTTGATGGCTTGCTGAATCAGGGTGTTACTGCCGCGCAAAAAGTAATGAACGAAGGTGGTTTTAGTCTGAACACCGCAGGCGGTACCGATAAAGCATACAGGCAATTGTTCACCAGCCAGGCTCCGGTAGCATCGGAGGTGATCCTTGCCGCAATTTCTGATCCTGCACTGGGTATCTTCAACGATTCAAACTGGTATTGGACCAGCGCCACTTACGGCGATAGGTTAAGCTTTATCCGTACGTTTGTAAATACCTATCTTAATATAGATGGCACACCGTTTACCGATAAGCCCGGCTATAAAACTATGCCATTTGCACAGGAGGTAAAAGGCCGCGACATGCGTTTGCAGCAAACTATCCGTATGGGTAATTACACCCGTTTAAATGGTGCAACGCAACAGGCCGCCCCTCCGGTATTTTCATATACCTATACCGGTTATCAGCCTATTAAATTAACGCAGGACGATGCCTCGATGGATGGCGGATCGCGCAATACCAACTCAATTCCACTTATGCGTTATGCCGAGGTATTGTTAAATTATGCTGAAGCAAAAGCCGAGCTGGGTACATTTACCGATGCCGACTGGAACCTTACCATTGGCGCTTTACGCCGCAGGGCGGGCATAACCGGTAATACAGCTACCAAACCGGTTATTGCTGATAAATACCTGCAAGCAAATTACTTCCCG includes:
- a CDS encoding FecR family protein, coding for MDSSELKKLIDRYLKNKATEQEQKLVDEWYQSYDDIDESLPFAQEQQFKSEIYNYTRARVNSNPPPKIRRLNIIRYAAAAAIIVLAIAGLLVRREIAQQQQEQQKPSYAIFKTGIGQVKKLELPDGSTVWLNAMSSIRIIDGFEKKATRNIYLDEGEAYFEVKHDPAHPFLVVTNSITTKVLGTSFNVKAYKLLNYVAVTLRTGHVEVSDKQGKMAVLGPNQRATYSLQEHTYGMSAYNGEKSRRWVEGKSTLSNASFQELALTVNNIYGVKLTSKNKLTDTYKYNIIISHSRTIDETMKLICSIHKNSCRRKNNDVTMY
- a CDS encoding SusC/RagA family TonB-linked outer membrane protein, which encodes MKKNLRCLTKAMRITFLIYTIIIAGAGVLIAAPSTGQVFEKRVSVSLAKETLLSSVKKIEIAGNVEFAYDPKLLALADVQVKNQSFNNERLADILKSLFENTDIAFKEEISGTVTLFKKEPPKPALGKITGKIIDEKGVPLTGATVMLQEASRGVQADINGDFSISADDGNYTLVVSFISFETKRIPGVKIKSGEVTQLKPITLVAQSGTLNEVLVVGYGTQRKQNLTGAVDQVTSKVLENRSLPNLTQGLQGVIPNLNLVPLDGKPIQSPTYNVRGTTSIGQGGNALVLVDGVEGDPSRINPNDVASISVLKDAASASIYGARAAFGVILITTKNPSTDKTSVSYSFNHSIKSPTTVPKFVTDGYTFAKMFNDAWSAWNDYSQTPQNINKTVKFSPAYLEELRKHSLDPSLPSTIVNSAGEYEYYGNTDWYKLLYKDHNEAREHNIAISGNSDKADFLITGRYYSQDGLFRYNSDDYRMYNLRAKGSLQVYPWLTLYNNADYSNMKYHNPLNVGEGGSIWRNIQDEGHTMVPLFNPDGTLTYSAAYSVGDYFYGKNGIDFDNRVFRNTTGFTARFFDNTFRVKGDFTFQNTDNGQTRKRVPVAYSRKPGVIEYVGTAYNDLENYSQSTQYIATNTYGEFEPKLKGGHYFKALAGFNFEQSTKKSLDVTRNGLIFDDATDINLALGQSISTAGGWDQWDIVGGFYRLNYSFKDRYLVEVDGRYDGSSKFPADQRYAFFPSVSGGWKISNEPFWKVSKDLITNLKVRASYGSLGNGSIGSYAFQEKFSISKSGRILNGVLPQKTNQPGVLPDGLTWETSNVQNLGLDLGMLQNRLNISADGYIRRTTNMFTVGMTLPAVFGTDVPKGNYADLKTKGWEVTVTWRDKFNAGAKPFNYGLRLTLADYTAKITKYNNPDKRLNDYYAGQTVGEIWGFETAGYFTSAQDIANSPKQTLIKASTTGQLLPGDIKFKDLNGDGVIDYGDQTVNKPGDKRIIGNSTPRYTYGIGVDADWNNFFFSAFFQGVAKRDWYPGSEASVFWGQYNRPYNKVPQSQLGKIWSEDNPNAYFPRYRGYSAQNGSGELTQAQTKYLQNAAYLRMKNIQIGYNLPLRLIQKIKLNNFRVFLSGENLLTWSPLYKITKDIDPESINGSDRVLTDGNSGNGNNYPILKSVTLGFTATF
- a CDS encoding RagB/SusD family nutrient uptake outer membrane protein, with the translated sequence MFHIKATHIKLAIAMLFASLIIVSCKKLDQVPKDTATNSAVFGSINGLQLYANSFYDILPTAGDAVRGDAMADYAARTSVPDFLRPGAFGPRQSSGWSWSGLRNINYFIENCTNPSISLDQRQHFIGLARFFRAWFYFDKLKRFGDVPWIGKTMKVDDPALYNGRDKRTLVVDSILADLDYAGLHINTTDNTRSLITKYTAYAFKSRVCLFEGTFRKYHDEYGLQASVDGLLNQGVTAAQKVMNEGGFSLNTAGGTDKAYRQLFTSQAPVASEVILAAISDPALGIFNDSNWYWTSATYGDRLSFIRTFVNTYLNIDGTPFTDKPGYKTMPFAQEVKGRDMRLQQTIRMGNYTRLNGATQQAAPPVFSYTYTGYQPIKLTQDDASMDGGSRNTNSIPLMRYAEVLLNYAEAKAELGTFTDADWNLTIGALRRRAGITGNTATKPVIADKYLQANYFPAISDPSLLEIRRERGIELAFEGFRFNDIVRWKRGELMDQTWNGFYVPALDVPLDLNEDGKPDVCFYTTLPANQVSGVTYVSVAATLTGGTANPQRLSSDNELTWLTTVQRKWDNKFYLYPIPETDRLQNPKLGQNPGWEQ